One window of Staphylococcus chromogenes genomic DNA carries:
- the nreC gene encoding nitrate respiration regulation response regulator NreC (Involved in the regulation of the the nitrate reductase operon narGHJI) has protein sequence MKIVIADDHAVVRTGFSMILNFQEDMEVVGTAADGVEAYQMVMKYEPDVLIMDLSMPPGESGLIATSKILDSFPKTKILILTMYDDEEYLFHVLRSGARGYILKNAPDEQLLLAIRTVYKGETFIDPKMTTSLVKEFVQSSDDASYSNDPFKILSKRELEILPLIAKGYGNKDIAEKLFVSVKTVEAHKTRIMDKLNLKSKPELVEYALKKKLLDF, from the coding sequence TTGAAAATCGTCATAGCAGATGACCATGCCGTCGTACGAACAGGCTTTTCTATGATTTTAAACTTCCAAGAAGATATGGAAGTGGTCGGTACAGCCGCTGACGGTGTGGAAGCCTATCAAATGGTGATGAAATATGAACCTGACGTGTTAATTATGGATTTAAGTATGCCACCGGGGGAATCGGGACTCATTGCAACGAGCAAAATATTAGACAGTTTTCCTAAGACTAAAATTTTAATTTTAACGATGTACGATGATGAGGAATATTTATTTCACGTATTGAGAAGTGGCGCAAGAGGCTATATTTTAAAAAATGCGCCTGACGAGCAGCTTTTACTTGCGATTCGTACAGTATACAAAGGAGAAACATTTATCGATCCTAAGATGACCACATCTTTAGTGAAAGAGTTTGTGCAATCTTCGGATGATGCCTCTTATTCAAATGACCCGTTTAAAATTCTTTCTAAACGCGAATTAGAAATTTTACCTTTAATCGCAAAAGGGTATGGCAATAAAGATATTGCTGAAAAATTATTTGTTTCGGTAAAAACAGTAGAAGCCCATAAAACGAGAATTATGGATAAGTTGAACTTAAAATCAAAACCTGAGCTCGTTGAATATGCATTAAAGAAAAAATTATTGGATTTTTAA
- the narI gene encoding respiratory nitrate reductase subunit gamma, whose amino-acid sequence MFNQFLWVIFPYLCLAIFIIGHIARYKFDQFSWTAKSSEFIEKKQLKWGSLLFHLGIIPVFFGHVVGLLIPAHWLEAVGVNNHIYHIGAVYIGSIFGIITLIGMFLLTARRVTKANVRRLSSASDILVNFFLLVIVFAGLYATLVVNATTPDFDYRQTISIWFRGLFMLSPDANLMTAVPFAFKLHVLLGFSIMALWPFTRLVHVWSVPLSYASRSYIIYRKHKV is encoded by the coding sequence ATGTTTAATCAATTTTTATGGGTCATATTCCCATATCTTTGTCTTGCAATCTTTATCATTGGTCATATCGCACGTTATAAATTTGATCAATTTTCTTGGACTGCAAAATCAAGTGAGTTTATTGAAAAAAAGCAACTTAAATGGGGAAGTTTATTGTTTCATTTAGGGATTATTCCCGTCTTCTTTGGCCACGTGGTCGGATTACTTATTCCCGCACATTGGTTAGAGGCGGTCGGCGTGAACAATCACATTTATCATATTGGTGCTGTGTATATTGGAAGCATTTTTGGTATAATAACACTCATCGGTATGTTCTTGCTCACTGCGAGACGGGTAACGAAAGCCAATGTTCGTCGTTTAAGTTCAGCCTCAGATATTTTAGTTAATTTCTTTTTATTAGTTATTGTATTTGCTGGACTTTATGCGACTTTAGTTGTCAATGCAACGACGCCGGACTTTGATTATCGTCAAACGATTTCAATTTGGTTTAGAGGACTATTTATGTTAAGCCCAGATGCGAACTTAATGACAGCAGTTCCATTTGCGTTTAAATTACATGTATTGCTCGGTTTTTCAATTATGGCATTATGGCCATTTACACGACTTGTTCATGTATGGAGTGTGCCGTTATCCTATGCCAGCAGAAGTTATATTATTTACCGTAAACACAAAGTATAA
- a CDS encoding nitrate/nitrite transporter, producing MNKSKGGLQLGLQTLSLVAGFMAWSIISPLMPFISQDIKISSGQLSIILAIPVILGSVLRVPFGYLTNIVGAKWVFFTSFIVLLVPIFLLSQATSPGALMFAGFFLGVGGAIFSVGVTSIPKYFSKDKVGLANGIYGMGNLGTAVSSFLAPPIAGLIGWQSTIKLYLIVMAVFAIIMFFLGDSKEPKVKVPLVEQSRKLMANYKLYYLSFWYFITFGAFVAFGLFLPNYLVTHFGIDKVDAGIRTGVFIALATFLRPVGGMLGDKFNAVTMLKIFFSIMIIGSFILGVSQNIFFFTLGCLTISVCAGIGNGLIFKLVPHYFTKEAGVANGIVSMMGGLGGFFPPLVISAVTSMTGSSHLAFILLSVFGIIALLTMMNLSKREKATLS from the coding sequence ATGAATAAGTCAAAAGGTGGTCTTCAGCTCGGATTACAAACGTTAAGTCTCGTAGCTGGATTTATGGCGTGGAGTATTATCTCACCACTCATGCCATTTATTTCTCAAGATATTAAAATTTCAAGTGGACAGTTATCTATCATCTTAGCAATACCGGTTATTTTAGGATCAGTACTTCGTGTGCCATTCGGCTATTTAACAAATATTGTAGGTGCGAAATGGGTGTTTTTTACGAGTTTTATCGTATTACTCGTTCCTATTTTCTTACTTAGTCAAGCGACATCCCCTGGCGCATTAATGTTTGCCGGCTTCTTTTTAGGGGTGGGGGGCGCCATCTTTTCAGTAGGTGTAACATCCATTCCGAAATATTTTTCTAAAGATAAAGTCGGTTTAGCTAATGGGATTTACGGGATGGGGAACTTAGGTACAGCTGTATCTTCATTTTTAGCTCCGCCAATTGCTGGGCTTATTGGTTGGCAATCTACAATTAAACTTTATTTAATTGTCATGGCGGTATTTGCGATTATTATGTTCTTTTTAGGAGATAGTAAAGAACCAAAAGTGAAAGTGCCACTTGTTGAACAATCTCGTAAACTAATGGCCAATTACAAACTCTATTACTTAAGTTTTTGGTATTTCATTACATTTGGTGCTTTTGTCGCGTTTGGATTATTTTTACCGAACTATTTAGTAACACACTTTGGAATTGATAAAGTAGACGCAGGGATCCGTACAGGTGTATTCATCGCTTTAGCTACATTTTTACGTCCTGTCGGCGGCATGCTTGGAGATAAATTCAACGCGGTCACAATGTTGAAAATTTTCTTCTCAATTATGATTATTGGTTCATTTATTTTAGGTGTTTCACAAAATATCTTTTTCTTTACATTAGGCTGTTTAACTATCAGTGTATGTGCAGGTATCGGCAACGGACTTATTTTCAAACTCGTACCCCATTACTTTACGAAAGAAGCGGGTGTGGCGAATGGTATCGTTTCTATGATGGGCGGTCTCGGAGGATTCTTCCCACCCCTCGTGATTTCTGCGGTAACATCAATGACAGGTTCAAGTCATCTAGCATTTATTTTATTAAGTGTGTTTGGTATTATCGCTTTATTAACGATGATGAACTTATCAAAACGTGAAAAAGCAACGCTATCATAA
- the narJ gene encoding nitrate reductase molybdenum cofactor assembly chaperone, whose protein sequence is MINLETLKYYKETFAYMSQQLSFPEKLTFHPKTFDAIFSEDHPAYPHVKAYRERMYELSLSEIKALYTDTFDFNKKTTLYMTYNKFDTQKERGQMLAKLKVLYEMFGLQMPSSELSDFLPLMLEFLYAAPVDGDDRAQENMQLIIMIIEDGTYPMMKYLEEKQNPYSHLIRGLRETLKRCIVQDNEVTQHV, encoded by the coding sequence GTGATTAATCTTGAAACGCTCAAATATTATAAAGAGACTTTTGCTTATATGAGCCAACAGTTAAGTTTTCCGGAAAAATTGACCTTTCATCCTAAAACATTTGATGCGATTTTCAGTGAGGATCACCCTGCGTATCCTCACGTGAAAGCGTATCGTGAGCGCATGTACGAACTCAGTTTGTCTGAAATCAAGGCGCTTTATACGGACACATTCGATTTTAATAAAAAAACGACACTTTACATGACTTACAATAAATTTGATACACAAAAAGAACGTGGACAAATGTTGGCTAAGCTAAAAGTTTTATACGAAATGTTTGGCCTACAAATGCCTTCATCCGAGCTGTCAGATTTTCTGCCACTAATGTTGGAATTTTTATATGCGGCACCTGTGGATGGAGATGATCGTGCACAAGAAAATATGCAATTAATTATCATGATTATTGAAGATGGAACGTACCCGATGATGAAATATTTAGAGGAAAAACAAAATCCATATAGTCATTTAATAAGAGGCTTACGTGAGACGCTCAAGCGTTGTATCGTACAAGACAATGAGGTGACACAACATGTTTAA
- a CDS encoding sensor histidine kinase, translating to MQPKIESPNLSNLLLSHFQNTSEMILFINREGEVIFMNDAAKRVLSEDNNLQAITSNTICGRCEGFTSEHALKTCYNCFLHSNEMGDSTFQVFMKTRENKVEPFTASYQVIDEDNDIKAFTLQNVTPQLERHEKLHQRHMIQKTIAAQENERKRISRELHDGVVQELINVNVEMRLLKYQQDMESMVSQSQNVEGLMSKLIDDIRNLSSELRPSSLDDLGLDAAFKSYFKQLENNYGLVVNYHFDMPPQRFDSEIETVVYRVVQEAAFNAMKYANVDVIDINIRKDKNRLFAEVSDQGEGFNPKDHPKGSGLGLYGMNERAELVNGKLEIKTEKGKGTMVTLEVPLE from the coding sequence ATGCAACCTAAAATTGAAAGCCCAAATTTATCAAATTTACTTTTATCGCATTTTCAAAATACATCAGAAATGATTTTATTTATCAACCGTGAAGGTGAAGTCATATTTATGAATGATGCCGCAAAGCGTGTGTTATCTGAGGACAATAACCTTCAAGCGATTACTTCCAATACGATTTGTGGCCGTTGCGAAGGATTTACGAGTGAACATGCGTTAAAGACGTGTTATAATTGTTTTTTACATTCGAATGAAATGGGAGATTCAACATTTCAAGTGTTTATGAAAACACGAGAAAATAAAGTCGAACCCTTTACCGCATCTTATCAAGTAATCGATGAAGATAATGACATCAAAGCCTTTACTTTACAAAATGTGACTCCCCAATTGGAACGACATGAAAAATTGCATCAACGTCATATGATTCAAAAAACGATTGCCGCACAGGAAAATGAACGCAAGCGTATTTCTCGTGAGCTTCATGACGGGGTGGTGCAAGAGTTGATTAATGTTAATGTAGAAATGCGTTTACTTAAATATCAACAAGATATGGAAAGTATGGTGTCACAATCGCAAAATGTCGAAGGATTAATGAGTAAATTGATAGATGATATTCGCAATTTATCGTCAGAACTTAGACCTTCTTCATTAGATGATTTAGGGTTAGATGCTGCATTTAAAAGTTATTTCAAACAATTAGAAAATAATTATGGTTTAGTCGTGAATTATCATTTTGATATGCCACCGCAACGTTTCGATAGTGAAATTGAAACAGTAGTTTATCGCGTCGTACAAGAAGCTGCGTTTAATGCGATGAAATATGCGAATGTGGACGTCATTGACATTAACATTCGAAAAGATAAAAATCGCCTCTTTGCAGAAGTGTCAGACCAAGGAGAAGGTTTTAATCCGAAAGACCACCCTAAAGGTTCGGGGCTTGGTTTATATGGTATGAATGAGCGCGCAGAACTTGTGAATGGTAAACTAGAGATAAAGACAGAAAAAGGGAAAGGTACAATGGTGACATTAGAAGTACCACTCGAGTAA
- the narH gene encoding nitrate reductase subunit beta, which yields MKIKAQVAMVLNLDKCIGCHTCSVTCKSTWTNRPGAEYMWFNNVETKPGIGYPKRWEDQEHYKGGWTLNKKGKLELKSGTRINKIALGKIFYNPNMPVIKDYYEPWTYNYEHLTTAKASEHSPVAKAHSVMTGERMDIDWGPNWEDDLAGGHVTGPQDPNIQKIEEEIKFNFDQTFMMYLPRLCEHCLNPSCVASCPSGAMYKRDEDGIVLVDQEACRGWRYCMTGCPYKKVYFNWKTNKAEKCTFCFPRVEAGIPTVCSETCTGRMRYLGVLLYDADRVQEAASTENEQDLYEKQLELFLNPFDEAVIEQAEKDGISQEWIEAAQNSPIYKLAIEYKLAFPLHPEYRTMPMVWYCPPLSPIMNYFEGKNAGNNPDAIFPAIEEMRLPVQYLAELFTAGDTTAVKGSLQRMAMMRSYMRAQNTGREFDISRLERVGLTERQAKDMYRLLAIAKHEDRFVIPTSHKEQYMDTYAAQGSQGYGGEHFGANCDGCGVPVGAGGKTGQEIYNDNFYGGIFRD from the coding sequence TTGAAGATTAAAGCACAAGTGGCAATGGTGTTGAACCTAGACAAATGTATCGGTTGTCATACATGTAGTGTGACATGTAAAAGCACATGGACCAATCGACCTGGTGCAGAATATATGTGGTTTAACAACGTAGAAACAAAACCAGGAATCGGTTACCCAAAACGTTGGGAAGACCAAGAGCACTACAAAGGCGGATGGACACTCAATAAAAAAGGGAAATTAGAATTAAAATCAGGGACACGTATTAATAAGATTGCACTTGGTAAAATTTTCTATAACCCGAACATGCCTGTCATAAAAGATTACTATGAACCATGGACATACAACTATGAACATTTAACAACAGCCAAAGCTTCAGAACATTCACCTGTGGCGAAAGCCCATTCTGTAATGACTGGTGAACGCATGGATATTGATTGGGGTCCAAACTGGGAAGATGACTTAGCGGGAGGTCACGTGACTGGTCCACAAGACCCTAACATTCAAAAAATTGAAGAAGAAATCAAATTTAACTTTGACCAAACTTTTATGATGTATTTACCACGTTTATGTGAACATTGCTTAAATCCAAGCTGTGTAGCGTCATGCCCTTCAGGTGCAATGTATAAACGTGATGAAGACGGTATTGTTCTTGTTGACCAAGAAGCTTGTCGTGGATGGCGCTACTGTATGACAGGTTGTCCCTACAAAAAAGTGTACTTCAACTGGAAAACAAATAAAGCTGAAAAATGTACCTTCTGTTTCCCACGTGTGGAAGCAGGGATTCCAACCGTATGTTCTGAAACATGTACTGGCCGTATGCGTTATTTAGGTGTATTACTTTATGATGCAGATCGCGTTCAAGAAGCGGCATCGACTGAAAACGAACAAGACTTATACGAAAAACAATTAGAATTATTTTTAAACCCGTTTGATGAAGCAGTTATTGAACAAGCGGAAAAAGATGGCATTTCTCAAGAGTGGATTGAAGCAGCGCAAAATTCACCGATTTATAAATTGGCCATTGAATACAAATTAGCATTTCCGCTTCACCCTGAGTACCGTACGATGCCAATGGTTTGGTATTGTCCACCACTCAGCCCAATTATGAATTACTTTGAAGGGAAAAATGCGGGGAATAATCCGGATGCCATTTTCCCAGCAATTGAAGAAATGCGCCTACCTGTTCAATATCTTGCAGAGCTCTTTACAGCAGGGGATACAACAGCTGTTAAAGGTTCATTACAACGTATGGCGATGATGCGGAGTTATATGCGTGCCCAAAATACAGGTCGTGAATTTGATATCTCTCGTTTAGAACGTGTCGGTTTAACAGAACGTCAAGCTAAAGATATGTATCGTTTATTAGCGATAGCCAAACATGAAGATCGTTTTGTTATTCCAACTTCTCACAAAGAACAATATATGGACACTTATGCTGCCCAAGGAAGTCAAGGTTACGGTGGTGAACATTTCGGCGCGAACTGTGATGGTTGTGGTGTACCTGTAGGTGCGGGCGGCAAAACAGGTCAAGAAATCTACAACGATAACTTCTATGGAGGGATTTTCCGTGATTAA
- the nreA gene encoding nitrate respiration regulation accessory nitrate sensor NreA — MSPIDFSKHDYQSELDQLRIRFGFDFAGLALPTEDHVGMKIKWRYVSGNLNNRYQRIVLRNGRGIAGTVMKTGKPMAIANTDRDEIQQSLFNFPILLSEQLTALIAIPLWHNHRVKGVLLFGQRNGNPLPNEIHDAIRVEGIGALTSEDKVIL; from the coding sequence GTGAGCCCTATTGATTTTTCAAAACATGACTATCAATCAGAATTAGACCAGTTGCGCATACGTTTTGGCTTTGATTTTGCAGGACTCGCATTGCCAACCGAAGATCATGTTGGAATGAAAATCAAGTGGCGTTACGTGTCAGGTAATTTAAATAATAGATATCAACGCATCGTTCTTCGTAATGGCCGTGGCATTGCTGGAACTGTCATGAAAACAGGTAAACCGATGGCGATTGCGAATACAGATAGAGATGAAATTCAGCAATCATTATTTAATTTTCCAATACTTTTGAGTGAACAACTAACGGCGCTCATAGCGATACCGCTTTGGCACAATCATCGTGTCAAAGGGGTCTTGTTATTTGGTCAAAGAAATGGAAATCCATTGCCTAACGAGATACACGACGCCATAAGAGTTGAAGGAATTGGTGCTTTAACAAGTGAAGATAAGGTGATATTGTGA
- a CDS encoding nitrate reductase subunit alpha, which yields MVKFGLNFFKPTEKFNGNWSVLEHKSREWEKMYRERWSHDKVVRTTHGVNCTGSCSWKVFVKNGVITWENQQIDYPSCGPDMPEFEPRGCPRGASFSWYEYSPLRIKYPYVRGKLWDLWTSALDEHHDPIKAWASIVENDEKAKIYKSARGKGGHVRANWKDVSQLIAAQLIYTIKKDGPDRIAGFTPIPAMSMISYAAGARFISLLGGEMLSFYDWYADLPPASPQIWGEQTDVPESSDWYNSSYIMMWGSNVPLTRTPDAHFMTEVRYKGAKVISVAPDYAENVKFADNWMAPNPGTDAAIAQAMTHVILQEFYEDQPSEMFINYAKQYSDMPFIIRLDQDEKGYKAGRFLRSSDLGSTTPNSEWKPVVIDALTDTIQVPNGTMGQRWEEGKQWNLKLENEQGEKIDPSLSVVSGDHDIVTIQFPFFDNAGNGVFERPIAVRKLTLANGEEVLATTIYDLMTSQYGVKRFNHPLESKGLEDADSFYTPAWQEKVTSVKANLVTQVAREFAQNAIDTGGRSMIIMGAGINHWFNSDMIYRSILNLVILCGCQGVNGGGWAHYVGQEKCRPIEGWNTIAFAKDWQAPPRLQNGTSWFYFATDQWKYEESGVDRLASPLADSVKLQHPADYNVLAARNGWLPSYPQFDRNSLLWGEEAKDAGDFSNEAILQRALEDVKSRETKFAIEDPDLRKNHPKTLFVWRSNLISSSAKGQEYFMKHLLGAKSALMAEPNETEKPDEITWREDTVGKLDLLVSLDFRMTATPLYSDIVLPAATWYEKHDLSSTDMHPFIHPFNPAIDPLWESRSDWDIFKTISKTFSEMSRVHLTGTYKDVVTSPLAHDSKQEIALAYGKVHDWTKGEIEPIPGKTMPGFAVVDRTYTDVYDKFISVGPLLENGKVGAHGVSFSVKEQYDELRSMVGTWEDDTVKNNKPRIDTARKVADVILNVSSASNGRVSQKSYEDLEQQTGMELKDISIERASEKITFLNITSQPREVIPTAVFPGSNKQGRRYSPFTTNIERLVPFRTLTGRQSYYIDHEVFQQFGEQLPVYKPTLPPMVFGTKDKQVKGGQDSLVLRYLTPHGKWNIHSTYQDNQHMLTLFRGGPTVWISNEDAAQHDIEDNDWLEVYNRNGVVTARAVVSHRMPRGTMFMYHAQDKHIETPGSEISGTRGGSHNAPTRIHLKPTQLMGGYAQISYSFNYYGPIGNQRDVYVAVRKMKEVDWLED from the coding sequence GCGCATTAGATGAACATCATGATCCGATTAAGGCATGGGCTTCCATTGTAGAAAATGACGAAAAAGCGAAAATATATAAATCGGCACGTGGTAAGGGCGGACATGTACGTGCCAACTGGAAAGATGTTTCTCAACTCATTGCCGCACAATTAATTTATACGATCAAAAAAGACGGCCCAGACCGTATTGCTGGATTTACACCTATTCCTGCGATGTCGATGATTAGCTATGCTGCGGGTGCACGATTCATTTCATTACTTGGTGGAGAAATGTTAAGTTTCTATGATTGGTATGCGGATTTACCACCAGCTTCACCACAAATTTGGGGTGAACAAACAGACGTTCCTGAATCCAGTGACTGGTATAACTCTTCATACATTATGATGTGGGGGTCTAACGTTCCGCTTACACGTACACCAGATGCTCACTTTATGACTGAAGTCCGTTATAAAGGGGCGAAAGTCATTTCAGTTGCGCCAGACTATGCTGAAAACGTGAAGTTTGCGGATAACTGGATGGCACCTAATCCAGGGACGGATGCCGCTATTGCTCAAGCGATGACCCACGTTATTTTACAAGAATTTTATGAAGATCAACCGTCTGAAATGTTTATCAATTATGCCAAACAATATTCAGATATGCCATTTATCATTCGCTTAGACCAAGATGAAAAAGGCTATAAAGCAGGACGTTTCTTACGTTCAAGTGATTTAGGAAGCACAACGCCAAACAGCGAGTGGAAACCGGTGGTTATCGATGCTTTAACAGATACGATTCAAGTACCGAACGGGACAATGGGACAACGTTGGGAAGAAGGCAAACAATGGAATTTGAAACTTGAAAATGAACAAGGTGAAAAAATTGATCCGAGTCTATCAGTCGTAAGTGGAGACCACGACATTGTGACAATTCAATTCCCATTTTTTGATAACGCAGGCAATGGTGTTTTTGAACGTCCGATTGCGGTCAGAAAACTGACATTAGCAAACGGTGAAGAAGTGTTAGCGACAACGATTTATGACTTAATGACAAGTCAATATGGCGTTAAACGTTTTAATCATCCGCTTGAATCAAAAGGCTTAGAGGATGCGGATTCATTCTACACACCAGCATGGCAAGAAAAAGTGACAAGTGTCAAAGCAAATCTAGTGACACAAGTGGCCCGAGAATTTGCGCAAAACGCGATTGATACGGGTGGCCGTTCGATGATTATTATGGGTGCGGGGATTAACCACTGGTTCAACTCTGATATGATTTATCGTTCTATTTTAAACCTCGTCATCCTTTGCGGTTGTCAAGGGGTTAACGGCGGGGGCTGGGCACATTATGTTGGCCAAGAAAAATGTCGCCCAATTGAAGGATGGAATACGATTGCTTTTGCGAAAGACTGGCAAGCACCGCCACGTTTACAAAACGGCACAAGTTGGTTCTATTTTGCGACAGACCAATGGAAGTATGAAGAATCTGGCGTTGATCGCTTAGCTTCACCACTTGCAGACAGCGTGAAGTTACAACATCCCGCTGACTACAATGTACTCGCGGCTCGTAACGGTTGGTTGCCTTCATATCCACAATTTGATCGTAACAGTTTATTGTGGGGCGAAGAAGCAAAAGATGCAGGTGACTTTTCAAATGAAGCAATTTTACAACGTGCGTTAGAAGATGTGAAATCACGTGAAACGAAATTTGCAATTGAAGATCCAGATTTACGTAAAAATCATCCGAAAACGTTGTTCGTTTGGCGTTCAAACTTAATTTCAAGTTCTGCCAAAGGACAAGAGTATTTCATGAAACATTTACTTGGTGCCAAATCAGCATTAATGGCAGAACCGAATGAGACTGAAAAGCCAGATGAAATTACGTGGAGAGAAGATACAGTCGGAAAATTAGATTTACTTGTATCATTGGATTTCCGTATGACTGCGACACCGTTATATTCAGATATCGTGCTACCAGCAGCAACATGGTATGAAAAACATGACTTATCATCAACAGATATGCATCCTTTCATCCATCCGTTTAATCCAGCAATAGATCCATTATGGGAATCACGTTCGGACTGGGATATTTTCAAAACGATCAGTAAAACATTCTCAGAAATGTCGCGTGTCCACTTAACTGGAACATATAAAGATGTTGTGACCTCACCACTTGCACATGATTCTAAGCAAGAAATTGCGCTTGCTTATGGTAAAGTACATGACTGGACAAAAGGTGAAATTGAACCAATTCCAGGTAAAACAATGCCAGGATTTGCGGTGGTTGATCGTACGTATACAGATGTATATGACAAATTTATTTCTGTCGGTCCATTACTTGAAAATGGTAAAGTTGGCGCGCACGGCGTAAGTTTCTCAGTTAAAGAACAATACGATGAATTACGTAGCATGGTTGGCACATGGGAAGATGATACGGTTAAAAATAATAAACCAAGAATTGATACAGCACGTAAAGTGGCAGATGTCATCTTAAATGTGTCTTCTGCGTCTAATGGTCGTGTGTCACAAAAATCATATGAAGATTTAGAACAACAAACAGGCATGGAACTTAAAGATATTTCCATCGAACGTGCGTCTGAAAAAATCACGTTCTTAAATATTACATCGCAACCACGTGAAGTGATTCCGACAGCTGTGTTCCCAGGATCAAACAAACAAGGTCGTCGTTATTCACCATTCACAACAAACATTGAGCGTTTAGTTCCATTTAGAACATTAACAGGGCGTCAAAGTTATTACATCGACCATGAAGTGTTCCAACAATTCGGAGAGCAATTGCCTGTCTATAAACCGACGCTCCCACCAATGGTATTTGGTACGAAAGACAAACAAGTCAAAGGTGGACAAGATTCACTCGTCTTACGTTACTTGACACCGCATGGGAAATGGAATATTCACTCCACATATCAAGATAACCAACATATGTTAACGCTCTTCCGTGGAGGCCCAACGGTTTGGATTTCTAATGAAGATGCCGCACAACATGACATTGAAGATAATGATTGGCTAGAAGTTTATAACCGAAACGGTGTGGTGACAGCAAGAGCGGTTGTGTCACATCGTATGCCAAGAGGCACAATGTTTATGTATCATGCACAAGATAAACATATTGAAACGCCAGGATCAGAAATTTCTGGCACACGTGGAGGCTCACACAATGCGCCGACACGTATCCATTTAAAACCAACGCAGCTTATGGGAGGCTACGCACAAATCAGTTATTCATTTAACTATTATGGCCCGATTGGGAACCAACGTGATGTATACGTTGCAGTGAGAAAGATGAAAGAGGTGGATTGGCTTGAAGATTAA